A single region of the Pseudomonas mandelii genome encodes:
- a CDS encoding phage tail sheath subtilisin-like domain-containing protein, protein MSFYHGVTTTLIDTGARTISLPSSSIIGLCDTFIPGLQGGGKAKAGELVLLTSEREAIAAFGPDSAITKAAQAIYVRAKAVIVAIGVPKLEDGALQTSAIIGGVLADGQRTGLQALLDGKSKHNAQPKLLIAPKHSATQAVATAMDALAGKLRAIAILDGPNTTDEAAMAYALEFGSKRLYLVDPGVKYWDTVLSATVDAPGSAWVAGLFAWTDANYGYWASPSNKEFVGITGTTRPIEYLDGDETCRANLLNNANIATILRDGGYRLWGNRTLSSDPKWAFVTRVRTCDILMDAIQAGHKWAVDRSITKTYVQDVTEGLQAFMRDQKNAGAVINFEVYADKEMNTASQIEQGKIYWRIRFTDVPPAENPNFLIEVTNEWLTEVLETA, encoded by the coding sequence ATGAGTTTCTATCACGGCGTCACTACCACGTTGATCGACACCGGTGCGCGCACCATCTCGCTGCCGTCGTCGTCGATCATTGGTCTGTGCGACACCTTCATCCCGGGCCTGCAGGGCGGCGGCAAGGCCAAGGCCGGCGAGCTAGTGTTGCTCACCTCTGAGCGCGAAGCCATTGCCGCGTTTGGCCCTGACTCGGCAATCACCAAGGCCGCCCAGGCGATCTACGTGCGGGCCAAGGCGGTGATCGTCGCCATCGGCGTGCCCAAGCTGGAAGACGGCGCGCTGCAAACGTCCGCCATCATTGGTGGCGTTCTGGCCGATGGTCAGCGTACCGGCCTGCAAGCGCTGCTGGATGGCAAGAGCAAGCACAACGCCCAGCCAAAACTGCTGATTGCGCCGAAGCACTCGGCGACCCAGGCGGTGGCCACGGCCATGGACGCCCTGGCCGGCAAGTTGCGCGCGATCGCCATTCTCGACGGCCCGAACACCACCGATGAGGCGGCCATGGCCTACGCCCTGGAGTTCGGCAGTAAGCGCCTGTATCTGGTCGACCCCGGCGTCAAGTACTGGGACACCGTTCTCAGTGCCACGGTCGACGCCCCGGGTTCGGCGTGGGTCGCTGGGCTCTTTGCCTGGACCGATGCCAATTACGGTTACTGGGCGTCGCCGTCGAACAAGGAGTTTGTCGGCATCACCGGCACCACGCGCCCGATCGAGTACTTGGACGGTGACGAAACCTGCCGGGCGAACCTGCTGAATAACGCGAACATCGCCACGATTTTGCGTGACGGCGGTTATCGCCTGTGGGGCAACCGCACGCTGTCCAGTGATCCGAAATGGGCGTTCGTCACTCGGGTGCGCACCTGCGACATCCTGATGGATGCGATCCAGGCGGGTCACAAATGGGCGGTCGATCGCTCGATCACCAAGACCTATGTACAGGACGTGACCGAAGGCCTTCAGGCATTCATGCGCGACCAGAAGAACGCCGGCGCGGTGATCAACTTCGAAGTCTATGCGGACAAGGAGATGAACACGGCCAGCCAAATCGAGCAGGGCAAAATTTACTGGCGCATTCGCTTCACCGACGTGCCGCCGGCAGAAAACCCGAATTTCCTCATTGAAGTCACCAACGAATGGCTGACCGAAGTTCTTGAAACTGCCTAA
- a CDS encoding phage tail protein, with product MSDQNKTFALQQLQSGMKFLATAGETGRRSLDGMLGPVNGAIGEITGAASELEGLPFVGPAIGAKLQRVMRGVNAAQAQVGKVVAMYGTATRALSQIDERMGVLKEQAGKAATAINKIAGKVSPSLANIVPTGAFATDQTPAPEAVKPFPHLLIIQPQDPKAPPYFFNLDTAAFDELRRSTEFRWASQERLSRRPAQQGVGIGDEKITLKGAIFPGFKGGLKQLDTLRALGAQLKPLTLTTGYGDALGTWCLKSLDEEQSALMQGGIPRKQGFTLEFVRYGDDMQNV from the coding sequence ATGTCTGATCAAAACAAGACTTTTGCATTGCAGCAGTTACAGTCTGGAATGAAGTTTCTGGCCACGGCCGGGGAAACCGGCCGGCGCAGCCTGGACGGCATGTTGGGGCCGGTGAATGGCGCGATCGGGGAAATCACCGGCGCGGCGTCCGAGCTGGAGGGTTTGCCTTTTGTCGGTCCGGCGATCGGGGCAAAGCTTCAGCGCGTCATGCGCGGGGTGAATGCGGCTCAGGCCCAGGTCGGAAAAGTGGTGGCCATGTACGGCACGGCCACCCGGGCGCTGTCGCAGATTGACGAGCGGATGGGGGTGCTGAAGGAACAGGCGGGCAAGGCGGCGACGGCGATCAACAAGATCGCCGGCAAGGTCAGTCCGTCGCTGGCCAACATCGTGCCCACGGGGGCCTTTGCCACGGATCAGACGCCGGCGCCGGAGGCGGTGAAACCGTTCCCGCACCTGCTGATCATCCAGCCGCAAGACCCCAAGGCGCCGCCGTATTTCTTCAACCTTGATACGGCGGCCTTTGATGAGTTGCGCCGCTCGACCGAATTCCGCTGGGCCTCTCAGGAGCGCCTGTCGCGTCGGCCGGCGCAACAGGGTGTCGGCATCGGCGACGAAAAGATCACGCTCAAGGGTGCGATCTTTCCCGGGTTCAAGGGCGGCCTGAAGCAGCTCGACACGCTGCGCGCGCTCGGCGCCCAGCTCAAGCCGCTGACCCTGACCACGGGCTATGGCGACGCGCTCGGCACCTGGTGCCTGAAAAGCCTCGACGAAGAACAAAGCGCGCTGATGCAGGGCGGCATTCCGCGTAAACAAGGGTTCACTCTGGAGTTTGTGCGCTATGGCGACGACATGCAGAACGTCTGA
- a CDS encoding lysis system i-spanin subunit Rz, producing MRLFDLIPVPYRLLANSLLLTALASGSAALAWQVQDWRYGQRLAEQARLQTETLNQLAQLAATQQQAEQDKRLALEQRLSASEQTHYRVLSDAQRDQGRLRDRLATADLRLSVLLDATVAAGNDSVSATTATSGVVHGPSRAHLDPAHAQRIIGITDAGDQGLIALAACQAYAKEVSTPK from the coding sequence ATGCGTCTCTTCGACCTGATCCCTGTGCCGTATCGGCTGCTAGCCAACAGTCTATTGCTGACCGCGTTGGCCAGCGGATCGGCCGCGCTGGCGTGGCAGGTTCAGGATTGGCGCTACGGACAGCGACTGGCGGAGCAAGCTCGCCTGCAGACCGAGACGCTGAATCAGCTGGCCCAGCTCGCCGCGACGCAACAACAGGCCGAGCAAGACAAGCGCCTGGCGCTGGAACAACGGCTGTCAGCCAGTGAACAAACCCACTACCGAGTCTTGAGCGATGCCCAACGTGATCAAGGTCGCCTGCGCGACCGCCTTGCCACTGCTGATTTGCGCCTGTCAGTCCTACTCGATGCAACCGTTGCCGCCGGCAACGACTCAGTGTCAGCCACCACCGCCACCAGCGGCGTGGTTCATGGCCCCTCAAGAGCCCACCTTGACCCAGCGCATGCTCAACGAATTATCGGCATCACCGATGCCGGCGACCAAGGATTGATCGCCCTGGCGGCCTGTCAGGCCTATGCCAAAGAAGTCTCAACACCGAAGTGA
- a CDS encoding glycoside hydrolase family 19 protein has product MAITEQQLQRIMPNARRQAGVFVSALNAAMAHRQINTPKRQAAFLAQVGHESGQLQYVRELGGEQYLSKYDTGNLAVKLGNTPEADGDGLRYRGRGLIQITGHNNYLRCSLALFGDERLLRTPELLELPQWATESAAWFWWVRELNALADREEFEAITRKINGGLNGLADRLELWGRARAVLCVSST; this is encoded by the coding sequence ATGGCTATCACCGAGCAACAGCTACAACGCATCATGCCGAACGCCCGCCGCCAAGCGGGCGTTTTTGTATCCGCCCTCAACGCCGCCATGGCGCACCGGCAAATCAATACGCCGAAGCGACAAGCGGCGTTTCTGGCCCAAGTGGGCCACGAGTCCGGCCAGCTGCAATACGTCCGTGAGCTGGGCGGTGAGCAGTACCTGAGTAAATACGACACCGGCAATCTGGCGGTGAAACTCGGCAACACGCCTGAAGCGGACGGCGATGGCCTGCGTTATCGCGGTCGCGGTTTGATCCAGATCACCGGCCACAACAATTATTTGCGCTGCAGCTTGGCGTTGTTTGGCGATGAACGTCTGCTGCGCACCCCTGAGCTGCTGGAGCTGCCGCAATGGGCTACCGAATCGGCTGCGTGGTTCTGGTGGGTTCGAGAGCTGAACGCTTTGGCCGATCGGGAGGAGTTCGAAGCGATCACCCGCAAAATCAACGGTGGCCTCAATGGTTTGGCCGATCGGCTGGAGTTGTGGGGACGGGCGAGGGCGGTGCTATGCGTCTCTTCGACCTGA
- a CDS encoding phage major tail tube protein yields the protein MIPQVLSNMNAFVDGVSFAGDVPTLSLPKLTQKTDDYQGGGMSAPIEMGMGLEKLEAAFTTNGVRRESLKYFGLADQTACTIVFRGAFKGLKGAITPVVVTLRGGIKEVDMGDWKPGDKAEIKHAIKGIYYKLEIDGRVMYEIDPLNMIQVVDGVDQLAAERSALGL from the coding sequence ATGATTCCTCAAGTTCTCTCCAACATGAATGCCTTTGTCGACGGTGTGAGTTTCGCCGGCGACGTGCCGACCCTGTCGCTGCCCAAGCTGACGCAAAAGACCGACGACTATCAGGGCGGCGGCATGTCTGCCCCGATCGAAATGGGCATGGGCCTGGAAAAGCTGGAAGCGGCGTTTACCACCAACGGCGTGCGCCGTGAATCGCTGAAGTACTTCGGGCTGGCCGATCAGACCGCTTGCACCATCGTGTTCCGTGGCGCCTTCAAGGGCCTCAAGGGTGCGATCACCCCGGTGGTGGTCACCCTGCGCGGCGGTATCAAAGAGGTCGACATGGGCGACTGGAAGCCGGGCGACAAGGCGGAAATCAAGCATGCGATCAAGGGCATTTATTACAAGCTCGAAATCGACGGTCGCGTCATGTACGAGATCGACCCGCTCAACATGATTCAGGTGGTCGACGGTGTCGATCAACTGGCGGCAGAACGCTCGGCCCTCGGCCTCTAA
- a CDS encoding tail fiber assembly protein: MFAAKSTGGFYDASINNSIPADAVEISVEFHAALLVGQERGQVIGWGEDGFPILIDPPPMSASELAVIERAWRDAQLAPTDGMVARHRDELESSQTTTLMGAQYTALQVYRRELRDWPQGGEFPLADHRPIAPPWLAEQAQ, encoded by the coding sequence ATGTTCGCAGCAAAATCTACAGGCGGTTTTTATGACGCCTCAATTAATAATTCCATCCCGGCTGACGCTGTGGAAATCTCGGTTGAGTTTCATGCCGCGCTTTTGGTGGGGCAGGAGCGTGGTCAGGTTATCGGCTGGGGGGAGGATGGGTTTCCGATTCTGATTGACCCGCCGCCTATGTCGGCTTCCGAACTGGCGGTCATTGAGCGAGCTTGGCGGGATGCCCAGCTTGCTCCTACTGATGGCATGGTGGCGCGTCACCGTGACGAACTGGAGAGCAGCCAGACCACCACGCTGATGGGCGCCCAATACACGGCCTTGCAAGTCTACCGTCGTGAGTTGCGCGACTGGCCGCAAGGCGGGGAGTTTCCGCTTGCCGATCATCGCCCGATCGCGCCGCCCTGGTTGGCTGAGCAAGCCCAATAA
- a CDS encoding tail protein X: protein MATTCRTSDGDLLDTICHNFYGHLNGSVEAVLDANQGLADEPQPYRDGVVIVLPDLAAPAQEQVTLWD, encoded by the coding sequence ATGGCGACGACATGCAGAACGTCTGACGGGGATCTGTTGGACACCATCTGTCATAACTTCTATGGCCACCTCAACGGCAGCGTGGAGGCGGTCCTTGATGCCAATCAGGGGCTGGCCGATGAGCCCCAGCCGTACCGCGACGGCGTGGTGATCGTGCTGCCGGATCTGGCGGCGCCCGCCCAGGAACAAGTCACCTTGTGGGACTGA
- a CDS encoding phage tail tape measure protein: protein MANKLALGLVIGGAVSSTVGSAFKDVTSRIKRLETEGKKARVLEKTIGDTMRLRDEWRRAHMAGEKGASALQKQLESNLNSLKKEGVEVRNLTKAYAAMGQAANKAELKAKGHQQLDEGKQKLKSSVGQAVAATAAMAIPTKVSADYGAIIRDIAIKSNIANKPEEAQLSKKIVDTSRDTGMARNQVAEVVNALVGAGMELDKALQYAPTAAKFAVGQGSDGGETARMINALGQNAKITDPAMMQKALEAIAYQGQAGSFEAADMARWFPELLAGMGKLGITGMDSVSQLGAMLQVQMKTAGGSDEAANNLKNWMEKIGSGDTVEAYKKAGIDYQASINTGLQNGKSTLESSFELAQKYIAATDPKKAAAMAEATAKISKEADPEKAKAMIASLEQALRTGDLFADMQVKGALTAFMQNKELYASLKKDSANATGILDKNLEERRQSSAQKWSEMAQGADDAMRAIGDAFRPVTDAVADGLTYVTQGLSKLSDESPKLVTGIGAAVAAVIAFQSAMSTFKIAKGLLNIGRGSLMGNPNIPQKVIVVGGGGGGLDAGDLDDDGKRDKKGRKGGRVGKGGKLASAASTAANTAKAASTVGAAGSVGRAVSGVGRTVASGVKGPAIFAVVEAGLKAKDTYDNAVTQDEKAEGYGAAVGGLAGTLTGAAAGAALGTMVLPVIGTFVGGLIGGYLGSQGGDALGGALGKAAFGTPDELKRLPAAGPLMMANAGKDIPPVLGGIAQSFAPSTTGPLMLANPGAGPGASVAATTAAAPAPPPVSYDPRDLDSKDAMLMPHFANKVRFPGSELRRPKVIRSGLEDPAPQPGEAAKAMMLPPASADAAAGALVKPMAAKAETPKVESNVAIQAPFSLTVNGDVKDGNQLFAQIKPQLDQYYRDMAKQVGSAQLFDAPHV, encoded by the coding sequence ATGGCGAACAAACTCGCGCTCGGTCTGGTCATTGGCGGGGCGGTCAGCTCCACGGTGGGCTCGGCGTTCAAGGACGTCACCAGTCGCATCAAGCGCCTAGAGACGGAAGGCAAAAAAGCCCGGGTGCTGGAAAAGACCATTGGCGACACCATGCGCCTGCGCGACGAATGGCGCCGGGCGCACATGGCGGGCGAGAAAGGTGCCTCGGCGTTGCAAAAGCAACTCGAAAGCAACCTCAACAGCCTGAAGAAAGAAGGCGTGGAAGTGCGCAATCTGACCAAGGCCTATGCGGCCATGGGGCAGGCGGCGAACAAGGCCGAGCTGAAGGCCAAAGGTCACCAGCAACTCGACGAAGGCAAGCAGAAACTCAAAAGCAGTGTCGGCCAAGCGGTGGCCGCCACGGCGGCGATGGCGATTCCGACCAAGGTCAGCGCGGACTATGGCGCGATCATTCGGGACATCGCGATCAAGTCGAACATTGCCAACAAGCCCGAAGAAGCGCAGCTGTCGAAAAAGATCGTCGACACGTCGCGGGACACGGGCATGGCGCGCAATCAGGTGGCCGAGGTGGTCAACGCCCTGGTGGGCGCCGGCATGGAGCTGGACAAGGCCCTGCAATACGCCCCGACAGCGGCCAAGTTCGCCGTGGGGCAGGGCTCGGACGGTGGCGAAACGGCGCGCATGATCAACGCCCTGGGACAAAACGCCAAGATCACCGACCCGGCCATGATGCAGAAGGCCCTGGAGGCGATCGCCTACCAAGGGCAGGCGGGCAGTTTCGAAGCGGCCGACATGGCGCGTTGGTTCCCCGAGTTGCTGGCGGGGATGGGCAAGCTGGGCATCACCGGCATGGACTCGGTGTCGCAACTGGGCGCCATGCTTCAGGTGCAGATGAAGACCGCCGGCGGATCCGATGAGGCGGCCAACAACCTCAAAAACTGGATGGAAAAGATCGGCTCGGGTGACACGGTCGAGGCCTATAAAAAGGCCGGGATCGATTATCAGGCGTCGATAAATACCGGGCTGCAGAATGGTAAATCCACTCTGGAGTCCAGCTTTGAATTGGCGCAAAAGTACATTGCCGCGACCGATCCGAAGAAGGCCGCCGCCATGGCCGAGGCCACGGCCAAGATCAGCAAGGAGGCCGACCCGGAAAAAGCCAAGGCCATGATTGCGTCCCTGGAGCAAGCCTTGCGCACCGGCGATCTGTTCGCCGACATGCAGGTCAAGGGCGCGCTGACGGCGTTCATGCAGAACAAGGAGCTGTACGCGAGTCTGAAAAAGGATTCGGCCAACGCCACCGGGATCTTGGACAAAAACCTGGAGGAGCGTCGGCAATCGTCGGCGCAGAAGTGGTCGGAAATGGCCCAAGGCGCGGACGACGCCATGCGCGCGATCGGCGACGCGTTTCGCCCGGTCACGGATGCCGTGGCGGACGGGCTGACCTACGTCACCCAAGGGTTGAGCAAGCTGTCGGATGAATCGCCCAAGCTGGTGACCGGGATCGGCGCGGCCGTGGCGGCGGTGATCGCCTTTCAGAGCGCGATGAGTACCTTCAAGATCGCCAAAGGCTTGCTCAACATCGGCCGCGGCTCGCTGATGGGCAATCCGAACATCCCGCAAAAAGTCATTGTGGTGGGCGGTGGTGGCGGTGGTCTGGATGCTGGCGATTTGGACGACGACGGCAAACGCGACAAGAAGGGCAGGAAGGGCGGCCGGGTCGGTAAAGGCGGCAAGTTGGCCAGTGCCGCCTCGACCGCCGCAAACACGGCCAAGGCGGCCAGCACGGTCGGCGCTGCCGGTTCTGTCGGGCGGGCGGTGAGTGGGGTCGGTCGAACCGTGGCCTCGGGGGTCAAGGGGCCGGCCATCTTTGCGGTCGTTGAGGCCGGTTTGAAAGCCAAGGACACCTACGACAACGCGGTGACGCAGGACGAAAAAGCCGAAGGCTACGGCGCGGCAGTGGGCGGGCTGGCGGGTACGCTGACCGGGGCGGCCGCTGGTGCGGCGCTCGGCACGATGGTCCTGCCGGTGATCGGCACCTTTGTCGGCGGTTTGATTGGCGGCTATCTCGGCAGTCAGGGCGGTGACGCCCTGGGCGGTGCGCTGGGTAAGGCCGCGTTTGGCACGCCCGACGAACTGAAGCGCCTGCCGGCCGCCGGTCCGCTGATGATGGCCAATGCCGGCAAGGATATCCCGCCGGTGCTGGGCGGGATTGCCCAATCGTTCGCGCCGTCGACCACCGGGCCGCTGATGCTGGCCAATCCCGGCGCTGGCCCGGGGGCGAGTGTCGCCGCGACGACGGCTGCTGCTCCGGCCCCGCCGCCGGTGTCGTATGACCCGCGCGACCTCGACTCGAAAGACGCCATGTTGATGCCGCACTTTGCCAACAAGGTGCGTTTCCCCGGTTCCGAGTTGCGTCGACCGAAAGTCATTCGTTCGGGCCTGGAAGATCCGGCGCCGCAACCGGGGGAGGCCGCCAAAGCCATGATGCTGCCGCCGGCCAGCGCCGATGCGGCGGCGGGGGCGTTGGTCAAGCCGATGGCGGCGAAAGCGGAGACGCCCAAGGTTGAGTCAAACGTGGCGATTCAGGCGCCGTTTTCACTGACGGTCAACGGCGACGTGAAGGATGGCAATCAGCTTTTTGCGCAGATCAAGCCGCAGCTCGATCAGTACTATCGCGACATGGCCAAGCAGGTGGGGAGCGCACAGCTCTTTGACGCGCCGCACGTTTAA
- a CDS encoding phage tail assembly protein, with the protein MTQVTQDTSEPTLPKWLKLADEGVTVTLRYPTLISGVLTDSLTMRAPSLKDWRASKIAGNGDYEKQELSLFGSLTGLSEVELLTLKFKDYQRLSAGYFRLVEEDDV; encoded by the coding sequence ATGACTCAAGTAACCCAAGACACCAGCGAGCCGACCTTGCCAAAGTGGCTGAAGCTGGCCGATGAGGGCGTGACCGTAACGCTCCGATACCCCACCCTGATCAGCGGCGTATTGACCGATTCGCTGACCATGCGGGCGCCCAGTCTCAAGGATTGGCGCGCGTCCAAGATCGCCGGCAATGGCGACTATGAAAAGCAGGAGCTGTCGTTGTTCGGCAGCTTGACCGGGCTGTCTGAGGTCGAGCTGTTGACCCTGAAATTCAAGGACTACCAGCGCCTCTCGGCGGGCTATTTTCGCCTGGTCGAAGAAGACGACGTTTAA
- a CDS encoding phage late control D family protein translates to MTPMFRIVADGTDITGLINDRLIQLSTTDKPGMDSDTFELRIDDRDGQVTLPRRGIGIEVYLGYAETGLARLGRYVVDEVTVAGPPDTIVIKGKASDMRGSGKTIRSGSWEGVPLSKIVGDIAARNGWAPGCPVSTKVARADQLNESDFNFITRLAKQYDCTAKVADGKLLVMPRQGGQTANGKAFGAITLTRRDVSRWQFNLVDRNTHKSVGAKHQDKKTGKLVVVSLDNDDLPAGLPAVHTDRHIYPDKTAAESAAKARLAAFNRSSAGVRFEMAGRTDLFAERSIIAQGFKVGLDGEYLADSVEQVFTQAGWSTTVECNGGKTGKASAKGKKKQKETKPLKVVTL, encoded by the coding sequence ATGACTCCCATGTTTCGCATCGTGGCCGATGGCACCGACATCACCGGCCTGATCAACGATCGGCTGATTCAGCTCAGCACCACCGACAAGCCGGGCATGGATTCGGACACCTTCGAACTGCGCATTGATGACCGTGACGGGCAGGTGACCTTGCCTCGGCGCGGCATCGGGATCGAGGTCTACCTGGGCTATGCCGAGACGGGGCTGGCCCGCTTGGGCCGCTACGTGGTCGACGAAGTCACGGTGGCCGGCCCGCCGGATACGATCGTGATCAAGGGCAAGGCCAGCGACATGCGCGGCAGTGGCAAGACCATCCGCAGCGGGAGTTGGGAGGGCGTGCCATTGTCGAAGATCGTCGGCGACATCGCCGCGCGTAACGGTTGGGCGCCGGGGTGTCCGGTGTCGACGAAGGTCGCCCGGGCGGACCAGCTCAATGAATCGGACTTCAATTTCATCACGCGCCTGGCTAAGCAATACGACTGCACGGCCAAGGTGGCGGACGGTAAGTTGTTGGTGATGCCGCGTCAGGGCGGGCAGACCGCCAACGGCAAGGCCTTCGGCGCGATCACCCTGACGCGCCGCGACGTCAGTCGCTGGCAGTTCAATCTAGTGGATCGCAACACGCACAAGTCGGTTGGGGCCAAGCATCAGGACAAGAAAACCGGAAAGCTGGTGGTGGTGTCCCTGGACAATGACGACCTGCCGGCCGGGCTGCCGGCGGTGCATACCGATCGGCATATCTACCCCGACAAAACCGCCGCCGAATCCGCCGCCAAGGCGCGCTTGGCCGCGTTCAACCGATCGAGCGCCGGCGTGCGTTTTGAGATGGCCGGCCGCACGGACCTGTTTGCCGAACGCTCGATCATCGCCCAGGGCTTCAAGGTCGGCCTCGATGGCGAATACCTGGCCGACTCCGTCGAGCAGGTTTTTACCCAAGCCGGCTGGTCGACCACCGTCGAATGCAACGGCGGCAAGACGGGCAAGGCCAGCGCCAAGGGCAAGAAAAAGCAGAAGGAAACCAAGCCGCTCAAAGTCGTGACCCTGTAA
- a CDS encoding phage tail protein encodes MIDANSQFFAILTNVGMAKQANADALGIPWKLTEMGVGDANGADPIPSATQTQLIHEWRRRPLNQLKIDPANPAVIIAEQVIPSDEGGFWIREIGLYDADGDLVAVANCAPSFKPVLSQGSGRTQVVRMNFIVSSTASITLKIDPSVVLATRDYVDTRIQEELYKLDSKQSVRVATTANIALAGLQTLDGVALVTGDRVLVKNQAVAKDNGLYVAAAGVWSRALDADSSAEVTSALLVSVELGTTLADTRWQLVTDGAIVLGATALTFQNVTHGFAAINAPALINPTANTPAQFNNTQSLATTEFVQREKGSFANSVAIAGGAVALTAAHIGTRIEMSASGTLTLPKASAVPKGSVIMITTSSTVGSVNLALLAGDSLAINNVSVVAPYAMSSGSDLLLISDGVLWRAHASLECLRTSALFGSLMGTNGYQKLPSGLILQWGTTALISAGGALVVTLPVAFPNTNLNAGCMAQYSNSPNTGYVVSIFGRTLTNLSFYNSNTGTALSATWFAIGF; translated from the coding sequence ATGATTGATGCGAATTCGCAGTTTTTTGCGATCCTCACGAACGTGGGGATGGCCAAGCAGGCGAACGCCGATGCGCTCGGCATTCCCTGGAAGCTTACGGAAATGGGCGTGGGTGATGCCAACGGTGCCGACCCGATCCCGAGCGCAACGCAAACCCAACTGATTCACGAATGGCGCCGCCGTCCGCTCAATCAGCTCAAGATCGATCCAGCCAATCCGGCGGTGATCATTGCCGAGCAAGTCATTCCGTCCGACGAGGGCGGTTTCTGGATTCGCGAAATCGGTCTGTATGACGCGGACGGCGATCTGGTGGCGGTGGCCAACTGCGCGCCGAGTTTCAAACCTGTGTTGTCGCAGGGCTCGGGTCGCACGCAAGTCGTGCGCATGAATTTCATTGTGTCCAGCACTGCCAGTATCACGTTGAAGATTGACCCGTCCGTGGTGCTGGCGACCCGTGACTACGTTGACACGCGCATTCAAGAAGAACTGTACAAGCTCGACAGCAAGCAGTCGGTGCGCGTGGCCACCACGGCCAACATCGCGTTGGCGGGTCTTCAGACCCTCGACGGTGTCGCCCTGGTAACGGGTGATCGGGTGTTAGTGAAAAATCAGGCGGTGGCCAAGGACAACGGCCTGTACGTCGCGGCAGCAGGCGTCTGGTCGCGCGCCCTCGATGCCGACAGCAGTGCCGAAGTGACTTCGGCGTTATTGGTATCTGTCGAGCTGGGCACCACACTGGCCGACACCCGTTGGCAACTGGTCACCGACGGGGCAATTGTCCTGGGGGCCACGGCCCTGACGTTCCAGAACGTGACCCACGGCTTTGCGGCGATCAACGCCCCGGCGCTGATCAATCCCACGGCTAACACGCCGGCGCAGTTCAATAACACGCAGTCGTTGGCGACCACCGAATTCGTGCAGCGTGAGAAAGGTAGTTTTGCCAATAGCGTGGCGATTGCTGGCGGCGCTGTGGCGCTGACAGCCGCTCATATCGGAACGCGCATCGAAATGTCGGCGTCGGGAACGCTCACGCTGCCCAAGGCCAGCGCGGTTCCGAAAGGCTCCGTGATCATGATTACGACCTCTAGTACGGTGGGATCGGTCAATCTGGCATTGCTGGCGGGGGACTCGCTCGCCATCAACAACGTGTCAGTGGTAGCGCCTTACGCGATGTCGAGCGGATCGGACCTGTTACTGATATCGGACGGTGTTCTTTGGCGAGCCCATGCAAGCCTTGAATGTTTGAGAACGTCGGCATTGTTTGGCTCCTTGATGGGCACCAACGGGTATCAGAAGCTTCCGAGTGGGTTGATCCTTCAATGGGGAACTACGGCCTTAATCAGTGCAGGCGGGGCGTTAGTCGTAACGCTTCCAGTGGCCTTCCCGAATACAAACTTGAATGCCGGGTGCATGGCTCAATATTCAAATTCGCCTAACACCGGGTACGTGGTTTCAATTTTCGGGCGGACGCTGACCAATTTGAGTTTTTACAATTCAAACACTGGCACTGCGCTATCGGCGACGTGGTTCGCCATCGGCTTTTGA